tccacacaatgagatgacatatgcatatCTAACATTCGGCATACAATTAAActgccaatgggctaaacacatacggccatgccgtcccaggcgctttaccaagccttgggttcgcagtctacaccgtgaggatatcctaggtatcctttaggttCTCAccttggaaactcgcactccgcgtgcttaacgctgctcccagtcccttgccatactcggccttcgccgttccagGCCCTCGCCGTTCtaggccttcgccattcccggctcttgtcgttcattcacatatatacacacatagcataattaaacacgtataaacatattcaatggggctacgccctgcaacacaatcatatagggtcgtgctctGCAGCataaactatagggcctcgccctgctctacgggtacaacagttttcttacctgcgtcccgatcTTTCCAGgcaccgatgtcccaagcacagtcccctagtctgagcctcgctgaaacgtAGTCATAACGTATCaaaaacatccatccatcaaattataatccattaaataactttgggtcataattctagtctccgggactttgaattttatcaatccgggtgataaagtCAAtttcgagccttaacttttggattcccgagcctaaaacctccttgaagcccaaaaacacactaagtgtcGTGGACCCATGaacccatgccgcgacccgcctcaaCCAGAGACCCGAAACCCAAAAACAGGGCTTGCGTGTCGTGGCCCAAGCCAAggtgtgtcgcggcccgcccttcttcctgacCACCAaaatgttctagagggccgcgactcagcaagaacaatgtcgcggcccaacccttcgatcccagaaaaatcctccattttctccaccaaatccaagccaatttaccccaaaatcaacccaacgtTTCAAGTcaatcatcacagaagttctactataatctcagcagcaaaacctaacaagaattaaccccaaacctcatctaaaaaTCAAGAATGATTCTccacctagctcacatgcataactgTGAAACACCAgcagaaaactcaacataattcAGTTAATAAAGTGCTAAACTCCTCACCTCAACTGATAGCTTTGCCCTTGAACTAATCCTTAATCACAGCCAGCTTCAATCCCTCAAGAACTAAGCTTGCCAATTCTTTAACTCATCAAAATCTTCAAACTCaagagagagaagtgagagaatcgaaggagagaaagagagagatatgTTTGGGTCGGTTCCTTAGTTTCTGAGTgcttccttggttttgttttacttgacttaagtctctaaggttacctcaaaggctcggggtaccaaaaacgtcctcgagggaaaaatggtaaatttccccgatattccctcctaaacactctaacttcaaatatatctccaaatatttatttttataacccgataacccaataaaatgtctaatactcgaaatacccattgactcgtcTCGAGTCAGATATAcaactccgttgtgactttctagctaaatcgctccttaggactgtctcggatcgtgcaacacatatatatcacaaatatatcacaattatcacatttatgctctcaatgaGCTAAAAATTACTAATATGCCCCTTATAACCAAATGGGatacacatgcatatttaattcacataaacatgcatttctaatcacatactcatcaaattcacatattaacttaataaaccacttattgccctccaggctcgctaatcaaggccctaagccttattagcaaatttgggacgctacattcaATCTTTAGAGATACAATTCTGTATAGTCGTGATTCTCTCACTCTGGATGAGGTTTATGCTGCTTTATTTTCAAAGGAGAAGATGAAGTAGATTGTGAATGGTTCTGATGATCAAGTAAAATGCCTTACTGTTCGTGGATGAACTCAAGTGAGAAATTTTAGTAGTGATACTAGAGGGAGATCAAATTATAGTAAAGGAGAAATTTCTTGCAACTATTGCAAGAAAAAGGGATATATCAAAATTGTTTGTTATAAGTTGCAGAATAAAAACAAGAGAGCAGCTGCGCTGAAGGGAAATAGACCTGAAATTTCTGGCCAAGCTGATGTTGTAGAAGATAATTATAGTGATGGAGAGTTGCTTGTTATTTCTAATAGGAATCCTAGCAAGGATTAGATTCTTGATTCTGGTTGCACGTTTCATATGTGTCCTAATAAGTTGTGTCTAAAGGAATTGTGTTGATGTGTAATAATTCATCTTGCAAGATTGCTGGTATTGGTTCAGTCATAATTAAGATGTTTGATGAAGTTTTCAGAACTCTTGGTGATGTGAGGCACGTTCTTGATCTAAAAAGAAATCTTATTTCTTTGAGTACTCTTGATGCAAAAGGGTAGGAGTATACTGGTGAAGGTGGAATTTTGAAAGTTATCTAAGGTGCCCTTATTGTGATGAAAGGACACAAGAAGGCAGTTGATTTGTATGAATTGCAAGGTTCTACTGTTATAGGTGATGCAGTTGTTACTACTTCTTTGTCAGACATTGATGTTACTAGACTTTGGCATATGCGTCTTGGGCAGATGAGTGAGACTGACATGGCTGAGTTGAGTACAAAATGACTACTAACTGGTGAGAGTATTAGTCATTTGCAGTTTTGTGAGCACTGTGTTTTTGGGAAGTAGAAGAGAGTCAGATTCTCTAAGGGTGTTCACAACACTAAAGAAATTCTTGATTATGTTCACTCTGATTTATGGGGCCAGTCTACAATACTTTCTAGAGTAGGTATTAGTTATATGACGACTATTATTGATGATTTCTCTTGAAaagtttgggtatttttcttGAAGCATAAGAGTGATGCATTGGCTACTTTCAAGCAGTGGAAGACCATGATTGAGAAGCAGACTAGAAGGCAAGTAAAATGTCTTTGCACATGTAATGGTTTGGAGTTTTGTTCTGGTGAGTTTAATACTCTTTGCAAGACAGAGGGTATTATGAGACATCTTATAGTCCCTCGTAcactgcaacaaaatggtgtcacAGAGCGAATGAATAGGACTTTGATGAAGAAGGTGTGATACATGCTCTCTAATGCTAGTCTACCAAAGTCTTTTTGGGTTGAATCGCTTTTGCAACATGTTTTCTTATTAATCACTCTCCTTCGACTGCTATTGACAAAAAGACTCCGCAAGAGGTATGGTTTGGCACTCCCGATGATTACTCTTATTTAAGAAATTTTGGATGTTTAGCTTATACACATGTTAATAATGGAAAACTAGAACCTTGATCTCAGAAATGTGTCTTTCTTGAGTTCAAAGATGGTGTTAATGGGTATAAGTATTGGTTCCCAAAATCTAGTAAGGTTATAGTTAGCAAAGATGTTATTTTTGATGGAAATGTTATGCTTAATGATTTACCTTCTAATGATTTGTGTGATAAAGAACAACATAGTTCTAGCTTGCAGGAGGAATTACAGTTTGATTCAGAAACCGTTTCAGGAAGTTCTTCTCAGTCCCGTCCCAAGGTACAAAGTGATGATACGTCTCCACCAATTCAAGCACAACCACAACATTCTATAGCAATAGACAGAGCTAGAAGCATTATTAAGCCTCCACAGAGATATGCTGAGGTAGATTTGGTGGCTTATGCTTTAAATGTGGCAGATAATATTGATTCCATTGAAGAACCTTTTAGTTATTTTGAGGCAATTAGTTGTAAAGATACCGACAGTTGAATTAGAGATATGCATGAAGAGATGGAATCACTTCAAAAGGATGACACGTGGAATTTAGTGCATTTACCTAAGGGTAAGAAAGCTATTTGTTGTAAATGGGATTTTAAAAGAAAAGAAGGCACACTGGGAGTTGAAGAGCCCAAGTATAAGGCAATGCTAGTTGCTAAATGATACAATCAGATTCCAGGTGTTGATTACAGTTATATTTTTTTCTCCTATTGTAAAGCATAGTTCAATTCGCGCCTTACTTGGTATAGTGACACTGCATGACTTTGAGCTTGAGCTGATGGATGTGAAGACTGCTTTTTTGCATTGAAAGCTTAAAGATGATATTTACATGCAGCTGCCCAAGAGCTTTACTATTTCAGGAAAAAAATATTATGTGTGTTTTCTAAAAGATTCTCTTTATGGCCTAAAACAATCACCGAAACAGTGGTACAAGAGGTTTGACTCATTAAAGACTAGTCATGACTTAGAAGAAGTAGTTATGATAGTTGTGTTTATTTCAAGAAGGGTGAAGATGGGTCTTTTGTGTATTTTCTCTTGTCGTGGATGATATGTTGATAGTAGCCAAGAGAACTGAAGAGATTAGGAAGGTCAATATACTACTTTCTAAGGagtttgagatgaaagatttaGGAGCTGCAAAGAAGATACTTGGTATTGAGATTTAGAGAGATAGAAAGGCAGGTAAATTGTATTTGAGTCAGAGATGATACATTGAGAAAGTTCTTAAGAGGTTTAATATGCAAAATTTCAAACCTGTCAGTACTTCATTAACAGCTCATTTCAAACTTTCATATGCTCTTTCACCTCCATCAGATGAAGATGTTGATTATATGTTTAGAGTTTCATATTCTAGTGCAGTGAGATCTTTGATGTATGTTATGGTTTGTTCACACCCAGATTTATCATATGCAACTAGTGTTGTCAATAGATTCATTGTCAATTATGGCAAGGAATGGAAAGCAGTTCAATGGATTATGAGATACTTATATGGATCTATTGATGTTTATTTGCACTTTGGAAGTACTAGAGATGGAGTTTTGGGATATGTTGATTCTAAATATGCTGGAGACCTTGATAAAAGAAGATCTCTTACAGGCTATGTTTTCATTGTTGGTGGTTGTGCTATTAGTTGGAAAGCTACTCTTCAGCCTACAATAGCACTGTCCACTACTAAAGCATAGTATACGACAATTACAAAAGCTTGTAGGGAAGCAATTTGGTTGAAATATTTTTTCAATGAGCTCAATAATAACTTGAAGATGCCCACAGTCTTTAGTGATAGTCAGAGTGTTATTTATCTTACAAAATATAAGATGTTTCATGAGAAGACGAAACATATTGATGTGTGCTTTCATTTTGTGCGTGATATCATTAATCGTTGGGATTTACTTGTGAGCAAGATCAACACCCATGATAATCTTGCTGATATAATTACCAAGTCTTTACCTGTTACCAAGTTTGAGCACTATTTCAACTTGGTTGGTGTTTATAGAGTTAGCCGTTTGGGGCTTTGTGGAAGAGGAAGATTTTGTGTATGTTGAAATCAGCTCTTATTACGAGTATTAGAATTTGAGTAATGGTGAAATTTATTATGTTTGTGACCTAAATTCTAAAGgcacagcaaaaaaaaaaaatacagataAATACTCTCTGAGTTGTATTCCTGAAACACTCTTATATCATTATTTGACATAATGAATTTCTCTCATTTGCTTGTGATTTTTTCTTTTAGGAGTTTCCACGTAAATTTGTgtgatctttattttttttattcattgtaATTACAATTTGAACAAACTCTTAGAGGAATTCCAAAGAGAGTGAATTGTTAGGTATTGCGGTTGGTAGATAAGGTGGTGATGGTTTTAGAATAGGCAATATTGCCGAACATAGGCATCCTTGCTTTCGTATTTttgtttttaagaaaaaattctaATATTATGGATTACTTAAGCCACAACTAGAAGGGGACACGTCAACACCACTATTAAGAATGATAGTTgcattttatgtaaataaaatgtAAAGAAGTAATTATAACTGATTGGCTCAATATAGTAATTATTATTACTGAttgatagaattattaagaatgatAATAATTATTACTGATTGGATGCAAAGTATTTTCCCTCAATATATGGGACTTGATATAATTGTCAGACTAAGCCGTTAATTAAAGAACGAAACTAGAGGATTGCAAAAAGAGCACAGAATCACAGTAATAAGtctaatcaaaataaaaaatatttgattcAGTCAGTAAGATTAATCTTATAGTATCAGAAAAATAGTTTTTTCCTTCCACCCATCTATCATgaatttgatttttcttttccCAATACCACTATATTTTATCAGGAACCAAAATAATGCAATCAATGAGGCTAATATGGTAATTTCCTTGCTCATGACCATTGACATTCCTATAACATTTTGACCCTGACAAAGCGTTGcttcatttctctctctctaaacGTTAGAGAAAACAAAGTTTACTTTACTTTAGTAACAAAGGTACgcaacaattttttattttcatgattagaGTTTACTGTCTCTAAGAGTGTTACTTTCTTGATAGGTTTTGCTATATTTTCTTTCTGGGTGTTTGGTTGTCCAGAAAGTGGAAACAacaacattaatatatatatataatgaaatgGGTTTCGTATTTATGCATTTTGCTTCTGTTTTTGAGTATTTTTTAGTTCATTTTTTGTGATTGAAGATTCtcttttgggagttgggtttaggctattttttatttatttaattttctctGTATCTAGTCATTGATATTGGCTTTCTTTCTTCTCATGCCAAGTATTTTATTTCTCCATATATCTGATATTATTGGTTCTGTATACACTAAATGTGTAAAATCTTGATATTAAGAACTTTTGAGAGTGAGCGACAATAATAAAACCTATATAAACCAAATAACAAAATAGGGTTTGGCGTTCTGAAGCAAAactatgaaaatgaaaaaaaaaatactgttAATTTGTGTAAAATCTTTTGTACTGCTCTAGCTCTGGTATAAAAGGAAATGAGTTTTGTGTTTTATacgttttattttgtttttaagtaTCCTTAGTTTATTCTTGTGATTCTGCTAGATAAAGATTCTCCCCGCTGGCTTGGGTTTAAGCTGTTTAATATTTTCTCTGTATCCAAATATGTAAGCAGTTTTTTTCTTCTAAAATGCCACGTACGTTAGCAGATATTTGGAGTGTTCTGCAATATTTGTTTGCATTTAtatgtttgtatatatatatatatgttgtttaTCCAgcaatctttatatatatatatattatatcacacTGTTTGGTTTTGTATTTACTAATTGTGTATAAACTCATACTTTTAAATACTTTTGTGGAGTGAGCGACTAAAACAAATAATATACATCCTTTCATTTATGAGTATAGTATGAATTTTATGAAGTGAGAAGATGCTGTTAATTTGTATAAAATGTTTTATACTGTCTTTGGTCTCTATAAAAAGCTCATTCAACTTATACAAGATTTTGCatgtatgcatatatatatatatatatatatataaatactataTTCTCTCTCTAATATGTATCTCAATTTTCAGATCACCATGTCTCGGTATAAAGCAAATTATGAAGGTTAGCTTTGTTTGAATTGGCCTAAATAACATGTGTatacaactatatatatatacaatatacgCATGTATCTACATGAAGAATATTGTTGTATAAATTGCATAAGATTTACTACTTGAAAATAGGGGCAATATATATATTATGGAGGAGCAATATTTGATGTGTTTGTTTAACTTATAGTTAATGTGTttgttatttaataataattagaaAAGGAAGAGGTGGAGCAAGTTGTTGCAGAAGAAAACGCAGAGTTGATGATGCAGATTATTGATGAAGTCCAAAATGAACAGAGGGTGAGCTTACAATACTAATAATCAATAACCTCTCTCTTTCATCTTTTCCAACAAAGGTCACTATGGAACAATTGATAGATTTACTGCTTTTTTTTAACACACTTGACAGACATACTCGAAAAATTTTATGCCTTGCCGAAAATTTTGAGATTTTGTTCTGTTTTTGGAGAGATCTCCTCATatgttttgtttggttttatatacttgagtttatattttcaattaatatgtgcaattaaaaaaaaaacttaagtacGTGAAGTCAAACACAAAGAAAACTAATTTAGTACAAAGAACATAGAAAGAATAGTCCCTAAACTGACAAAATCTAAATCCAATATATAAAggtcattttacaaaaaaaataaaaaaaaataaaatagtatttccTTGAGTAACATTAGAACAAGAACTACTCACTCCATTTTGACTGTGTTTGTTACCTACTTTTATCTTTGTTTGGTTTTAATTTTATGTACTTAAGTTTGAATTTAATATACTTTATTCTGCTttatctttgttttgttttatgtaCTTGAGTTTGGATTTAATATACTTTGGGTTGGTTTTCAGTCAATTCAAGTCTGAGTAAGTAAAACCAAACGCAAAATACATTACATCTAAACttaactagaaaaaaaaaaccaagatcAAAGTAGACAAGATAAAATCCAAAGCCTTTATGCAGGTAATTTCAGAAAACTTAAAAGAATATGGTTATTTTGCAACATTAAGAAAAGAAACTATTTTCACCAATTAATCATCCTTTAATTTATCAGAATATAAATTGATGTAACATTATGTGTTTTCTTTGAGAGGAAATGAAGGCCATTTTGAGGAGATTGGAGTTGGTGAACAGTCAAGTCAAAAGCTTGAAAATGACTGTGGAGAAGGAGGAGAATGAGTATATTGCAACCATGAATGATTTGAAACTCAAGACGAAGCAGAGAAAGAATAATTTGGATGTTAACAAAT
This genomic interval from Humulus lupulus chromosome 8, drHumLupu1.1, whole genome shotgun sequence contains the following:
- the LOC133798730 gene encoding uncharacterized protein LOC133798730 — encoded protein: MSRYKANYEEKEEVEQVVAEENAELMMQIIDEVQNEQRAILRRLELVNSQVKSLKMTVEKEENEYIATMNDLKLKTKQRKNNLDVNKSELKLLELRYSSFCNQRMDELKRFKNEASHLRTWFAEIVEKHRLIKQLKPAFIPQNHYF